The nucleotide sequence TCTCTCCGCTGAGCAAATACTGATGTGGCGCCGTCTCCGACAGCTTTGCTCCGTCGGACCACTTGGCACGCACGTAATATTTGGTGGCATCTAATGTTCGCGCGAAATCCGCCCCGTTGTCGCCGCGGCGAGTGAGCACGGTCTGGTGCGCTTCAGGCTTCGTCCAATCTTGATCATTGGGCCCGAACGACATCAGCGCATAAGGAAACGCAATCCGTACCTTCAGCCGGCCGCTGGCGATCAATGGCGAATCAATGGCCACGGCCACCTCATCCCGTGTTTGATGCACCGCGGTTTGCACATGGACCAGCACCCCATCAACCTCGAACGAACTGCTGGCCGTGCCGCTCCACAAATCGAGCTGCTCGCTCAGATTTTTCAAATCGGTAATCGTCACCGGCGAACCGTCGGCTTTGGTCATCTCCAAACCAATCCGTCCCAGCCCAAACCGATGGGGGTTGCCGCGCAAGTAAGCGGCATCGGGCGGCGGATTGCTCGTGCTGGCGGCCGGATACACGAACTCACGATCGTGCTTGGCGATGGTCTTCATTTTGAACTTGTCGAGCGTGTATCCCTCCGGATTCGGAAAGCTGTGCCAGCCCCAATTGCTCAACATGCCAATCGGCATCGTCTTTTCGTAATACTCGGGAAAGCTCTGCAGGCCGGTGACGTCGAAATTGAAAGCAAACTCGCCATTCCCCACGGCCATGGCGCCGTTAGGATCGAGTTCATGAATCTCAATATTGTGCCGAGTGACCAAAGCGTGCCGATCGATGGGCGATTCAGCATTCGCCGATGCTCCGCCAGCATTCGCTTCTTGCGCCAACGCGCTGGCTGCACAAATAATAACCGCCACAAATAACGCCCCAAGCATCAGAACAACCCGCATTCGCTGCTCCCCAAAATTTTGCTGTGTGCGTTTTATTCGCCGAGTGAAGTCAGCCGCAATTCAAACACATCCGGCTCTGCGCGGCGCAGTGTCTTCAGTATGCCTTCCGTCGGCGCGGTTTCCAAATGAATGTTTGCCACCGCCGCCTCCGCCCCTTCGAACACCACGTTTTCCATTTCCTGAACGTTAATGCGCGCCGCACTAATGGCATCTAACACCCGCGCCAACACTCCCGGCCGATCACGATGCCGCACCGACAAAATGCACGTCGCCGGCGTCTGTCGGGCAATGTTCACCGCATTAGGCACGCGCCCGGTTTCTTGAAAACTGCGGATAATGCGCACGGTTTCGGCCGCAATGGCTTCCTGCGCCTGTTCGGTCGAAGCGCCAATATGGTGCGTGCCGTACAAACCGGGCTCCTGTGTAATCGAGTCGGTAAATTCGCCGGTGCCCGTCGTAGGCTCGTTGGCATAGACATCCAACCCCACACGAATACCCCGTTCGTGCATGGCCGAAACAAGCGCTGCTTGATCGACCAGTTCGCCCCGGGCCGTGTTGATAAAATAAGCTTCCGGCCGCATGGCTTTGAAAAAATCGTCCCCAAGGATGCCGCGTGTTTCCTTCGTCAATGCCAAATGCACGCTGACCACGTCGGCCCCGCTGGCCACCTCTAAAAGCGTGCTTTTATATCCGATGTTCCATTGGGCCGCACGATCTGCCGTCAGGCTGCGGCTCCAGGCAATCACTGGCATGCCGAAGCCGCGGGCGCGAATTAGCATCTCCTGCGCAATTTGACCCATGCCAACCAATCCCAGCGTGCGGCCAAACAGTCCGCGGGCTTGCGAAAACTGTTTCTTGTTCCATTTTCCGGCCCGCAGGGCGATCACGTTGTCGGCCAAATGCCGGTCCAGCGCCAACATTAGCCCAAACGCCAGCTCCGCCACAGCGATGGAATTTTTTCCAGGGCAGTTCGAAACGTAAATGCCGCGCTTCGAAGCGGCAGCCACGTCGATGGTGTTGTAACCGGCTCCGGCCCGCACCACCAGTTTCAGCGATGGCGCTTCCAACGCCGCGGCGCTGACCTTGGTTGAGCGCACCACGAGAACATCCGGCTTGAGGTTGCGCGCCGCCTGGGCCAGCAATTCGTCGGACAACTTGGGCTCGTACAAAACCTCGCAACCCAAGGCCGCGAGCGCTTGCTGGCCCGATGTTTCAAAGCTGTCGGCAATCAACACTCGCACAGGAAATTATCTCCGTGTTCAACAGAAGCCCAGACAGAAGTTATAGGCTTACCGGCGAGGCACTTTCAACCAGCAGCCGCAGACCGCGCGAACTTGCCTTGCAAAACAACTGTCAAATTGTAAGATCGTGTGTCAGAATTTCGTCGGTTTACATGACGACTGCCTGTTCCAATTCCCAACGATTGGAAGCCTTGGGGACGTAGCTCAATTGATAGAGCACCGCGTTTGCAACGCGGGGGTTGCCGGTTTGAGTCCGGTCGTCTCCACTTTTTCTAAATTCGAGCCCGGCCCGCGATTGTTGAAGGCAGCGCGAATAGCTCTCCAGTCGGCAAAGCGAGATAATCTTAACTATTCCTGCCTAACTATTCCTGTTGCCGACCGGTGGCCAAAAAGTGCGGCCGCTAAAACTCCAGCAATCCATGGTATTCCGGAAGCACCCGCACTTGCTTGATTTGCAGCACTTGGTTTTGATTGGCAAAATTGGGGACAGCACTTGTGGGCAGGTCGGCCAAAAAAGGAGCATTTTTATCTATGGGGCGAAACGAGAAATACATGCCGTCGGCTGCCAGACGCGATAAAAACCGCCGCAAGCCAATTCTCCACGGCTGTCCAAAATAAAAGCCATCGTCGACCAACTCTCCATTGATGAACGCCAGGCCGGTGTCGCCGACGTAGTCGATGTCTAAAAATACATCATTAATTCCCTCAGGCAGCGCAGCTTTGTCACTGCTAAGGGTCAACGTTTTTCGATCGGCAACTTTCGCATGGATGAACGGTTCGACTTCCGGGAAACTCCAGGTGTACGCCGACATCGAGCGGTGCGGAGCAGACGCCACGCTGAGCGCCGTGCCGTCATATTTAGGCGCCGCCGGCAAAGCGGGATAGACCGCCAAGGAAACGGCGTTATTGCCAATGCTGGAAACTTCTACTCCTTCAGGCCGCTCCAGGAGTGTCGCCTCGGAAAATGCCAGCCGGCGGCCAGTCTTCGTTGCAATCCGCCAAGCGTGTAATGCCATCGACTTGGGAAAGACAACGAACGTGACCGGCTGGCCCTGATCATTATCGACAGTGAATTCGGAGATTTTGTCCGGCGCGCAGCGAACCACCGACAGGTTATTGCCGATGGCAACGGCTTGGCAATCGTCCGACTTAAAATGCGTGAGCAACTTAGATTGGAAAGCGAATTCTGGAGGGATGCCTTCAACTGCCGCGAAGGCGAAGCACGACTTGCCGTTTTCTGCCAGCGTTGCCAGTGGCTGCGCAGTGGCATACCTCACGCGCACGCCGCCGAAATCGAAGTTAAACGGGAAAAATGTGGCGGTTTCGCTTTTCAGCGTGAAGCTGGAATCGGCGGGAATTTGCAGCACGCCATCCTTAGTTTGCAGTGTAATTTGTTGATCGACGAGTTCGTGCATCGGAACGTGATCTTGGTAATTGTGCAAAAAGACAAAGCCTCCATCATCGCGAGTGCGCACGGCAAACCGCAGCTGATCTACGTCCTTGGGCTTCATGGCTGCAGCATTCTCGGGAAGCACGCTCACCATGGGCGCGAGCTGTGAGCCAAAATCGTTCAAGAAAAAGTGAATCAGCTTGAGATAACCGTACGATTCGGCCAATTGCCCGTACTCTCCGATGGGAGCTTGGAAATCGTAGGAGATTTTAGGCACGCCGGAGGGTTCTTCGCTCATGAACGATTTTTTACCGCGCGGCGTGGCGCCGCCGTGGAACATGTAATAACCAATCGCATTGGCGCCGCCGCCTAGTTCGCGAATCACAAGCGATTCGATCGAACGCGCCGAAACCGTCGGCCGGCGGCTGTAGGTGATCATAATTCCTCCCCCCAGCTCCGCGCCGAACGACGGATAGTGCAGCGGCTGGTAGGAGACTGGCGAGTAATCTGGCTGCTGGTGTAAATCGCGATACAAATAAAGTGGCGAAGGAGTAGGCTTTTCCCAAGTGGGAAAGGGATACGCGGAAGTGACAGGAATCGTGGCATTTTCCACCACCGCGGCGTTGCCCCAGCCGGTGGCCGTGTACAGCGGCGCATCGAGGCCGCATTTATGCGCCAGCTCAAGCAAGCTGGCCATGTGCTGGCGGCCCTCTTCGGCGTACGAATCTTTCTTCGTTGCAGTGGAAAC is from Pirellulales bacterium and encodes:
- a CDS encoding beta-galactosidase; amino-acid sequence: MNRTLFRNLPMAVTLLATTAHAQSDLPPKAGSASKNEIDIRHAQTEVVRGQLHLGGQNSQGSSIEFNSLYMQENGQPVLPVMGEFHYVRTPAAEWDESLKKIKAAGINIVSTYVFWNLHEEIEGQFEWTGDKDLRKFVQLCGQNGLQVIVRLGPFCHGEIRNGGLPDWLYGRPFNVRSNDAPYLRYVERLYGEIGKQLVGLLFKDGGPVIGFQLENELHHSAAPWAFSYPGQPPEWTNADEQRYFAPGVSTATKKDSYAEEGRQHMASLLELAHKCGLDAPLYTATGWGNAAVVENATIPVTSAYPFPTWEKPTPSPLYLYRDLHQQPDYSPVSYQPLHYPSFGAELGGGIMITYSRRPTVSARSIESLVIRELGGGANAIGYYMFHGGATPRGKKSFMSEEPSGVPKISYDFQAPIGEYGQLAESYGYLKLIHFFLNDFGSQLAPMVSVLPENAAAMKPKDVDQLRFAVRTRDDGGFVFLHNYQDHVPMHELVDQQITLQTKDGVLQIPADSSFTLKSETATFFPFNFDFGGVRVRYATAQPLATLAENGKSCFAFAAVEGIPPEFAFQSKLLTHFKSDDCQAVAIGNNLSVVRCAPDKISEFTVDNDQGQPVTFVVFPKSMALHAWRIATKTGRRLAFSEATLLERPEGVEVSSIGNNAVSLAVYPALPAAPKYDGTALSVASAPHRSMSAYTWSFPEVEPFIHAKVADRKTLTLSSDKAALPEGINDVFLDIDYVGDTGLAFINGELVDDGFYFGQPWRIGLRRFLSRLAADGMYFSFRPIDKNAPFLADLPTSAVPNFANQNQVLQIKQVRVLPEYHGLLEF
- a CDS encoding phosphoglycerate dehydrogenase; amino-acid sequence: MRVLIADSFETSGQQALAALGCEVLYEPKLSDELLAQAARNLKPDVLVVRSTKVSAAALEAPSLKLVVRAGAGYNTIDVAAASKRGIYVSNCPGKNSIAVAELAFGLMLALDRHLADNVIALRAGKWNKKQFSQARGLFGRTLGLVGMGQIAQEMLIRARGFGMPVIAWSRSLTADRAAQWNIGYKSTLLEVASGADVVSVHLALTKETRGILGDDFFKAMRPEAYFINTARGELVDQAALVSAMHERGIRVGLDVYANEPTTGTGEFTDSITQEPGLYGTHHIGASTEQAQEAIAAETVRIIRSFQETGRVPNAVNIARQTPATCILSVRHRDRPGVLARVLDAISAARINVQEMENVVFEGAEAAVANIHLETAPTEGILKTLRRAEPDVFELRLTSLGE